A genomic stretch from Photobacterium atrarenae includes:
- a CDS encoding NAD(P)H nitroreductase — translation MDALSLLLNRRSLPKLMEPAPQGEALDNIFRAGLRAPDHAALTPWRFIVSQGEGLQKLADILVEAAKADGAEAAVIEKASKAPFRAPMVITVVAKVTEHDKVPVIEQHLSAGCAAQAMQMAAVAQGFSGFWRTGKWAYHPVVREALGVSGDDMIVGFLYIGTPGCREAKVADRELNDFVEYL, via the coding sequence ATGGATGCTCTCTCGTTACTGTTAAACCGTCGCTCATTGCCTAAGCTGATGGAGCCGGCCCCGCAGGGTGAAGCGCTGGATAACATTTTCCGCGCTGGTTTGCGTGCGCCGGATCATGCGGCGCTGACTCCCTGGCGTTTTATTGTCTCGCAAGGGGAAGGGCTGCAAAAGCTGGCCGATATTCTGGTTGAGGCGGCGAAAGCGGATGGCGCGGAAGCTGCGGTCATTGAAAAAGCCAGCAAAGCCCCGTTCCGGGCACCGATGGTGATCACTGTGGTTGCCAAGGTAACTGAGCATGACAAAGTGCCAGTGATTGAGCAGCACCTGTCTGCCGGTTGTGCGGCGCAGGCGATGCAGATGGCGGCGGTTGCGCAGGGGTTCTCTGGTTTCTGGCGCACCGGTAAATGGGCGTATCATCCAGTGGTTCGCGAAGCGCTGGGCGTAAGCGGCGATGACATGATCGTCGGGTTCCTCTATATCGGCACACCGGGGTGTCGGGAAGCCAAGGTGGCCGATCGTGAACTGAATGACTTCGTTGAGTACCTGTAA